From a region of the Eublepharis macularius isolate TG4126 chromosome 7, MPM_Emac_v1.0, whole genome shotgun sequence genome:
- the LOC129333700 gene encoding probable UDP-sugar transporter protein SLC35A4, with protein MCLDNACGVHNSLSPAASAVLKKALWGLMLLLSVIIYGAHAPLLTLCKDHGKIPFSASSVVVLIELTKLLLSLVFLLVWDWRQLRLSVSWLHAAPFALSALLYAANNNLVVHMQLFMDPSTFQVLSNLKIGSTALLYSMFLHQRLTPRKWVALFLLTTAGVFYTRGGLRDFQHSPASDMELHITPVGLLLISVYCLVSGLSAVYTEAVLKAQDLPLNLQNLFLYFFGVLLNVAIHLFSTSSTGFLEGFSVWVLLIIVSQALNGLIMSVVMKHSNNITRLFVISSSVMVNALLSVLLFRLHLTAFFFLSVLLIGLAVHLYYGVK; from the coding sequence ATGTGCTTGGACAACGCTTGTGGTGTGCACAACTCACTCAGCCCTGCTGCTTCAGCAGTGCTTAAGAAAGCCCTGTGGGGGCTGATGCTTCTCTTGTCTGTTATCATCTATGGCGCTCATGCCCCACTCTTGACTCTCTGTAAGGACCACGGGAAGATCCCATTCAGTGCCTCCTCTGTGGTGGTTTTGATTGAGCTGACAAAGCTGCTGCTCTCTTTGGTTTTTCTGCTGGTCTGGGATTGGAGGCAGCTAAGACTGTCCGTGTCATGGCTACACGCGGCTCCCTTTGCTCTCTCGGCACTGCTGTATGCCGCCAACAACAACTTGGTGGTCCACATGCAGCTGTTCATGGATCCTAGCACCTTCCAAGTGTTGAGCAACTTGAAGATTGGCAGCACCGCCCTTCTCTACAGCATGTTCCTACACCAAAGACTCACTCCCCGCAAGTGGGTGGCCCTCTTCCTGCTAACCACCGCTGGGGTGTTCTATACACGTGGAGGCCTTCGGGACTTTCAGCACTCTCCAGCCTCGGACATGGAGCTGCATATCACGCCTGTTGGCCTGCTGCTGATCTCTGTGTACTGCTTGGTCTCGGGCCTTTCTGCCGTCTACACTGAAGCGGTCTTAAAGGCCCAGGATCTGCCTCTCAACCTCCAAAatctttttctttacttttttggCGTCTTGCTGAATGTGGCCATCCATCTGTTCAGTACTTCCTCCACTGGGTTCCTGGAGGGTTTCTCAGTGTGGGTGCTGCTAATCATTGTCAGCCAAGCCCTGAATGGTTTGATTATGTCTGTGGTCATGAAGCACAGCAATAACATCACAAGACTGTTTGTGATCTCCTCCTCTGTGATGGTGAACGCCCTTCTCTCTGTCCTGCTGTTCCGCTTGCACCTCActgcctttttcttcctttctgtgcTTCTCATTGGCCTGGCTGTTCACTTGTATTATGGAGTCAAATAG
- the LOC129333701 gene encoding SLC35A4 upstream open reading frame protein-like translates to MADDKDSLPKLKDLAFLKDQLASLQRRVENEVQAEVGQEGSFLASPFLKGFLAGYVVAKLRSSAVLGFLVGTCSGVYAAQTYAVPDVEKTIKELFRSFRKGPD, encoded by the exons ATGGCGGACGATAAG GACTCTTTGCCAAAGCTGAAGGATCTTGCTTTTTTGAAGGATCAGTTGGCAAGTTTGCAACGAAGAGTGGAAAATGAGGTGCAAGCCGAAGTAGGACAG GAAGGttcattcctggcatctccattccTCAAAGGGTTCCTTGCCGGGTATGTTGTAGCCAAATTGCGTTCTTCAGCAGTCCTGGGATTTTTAGTGGGGACTTGTTCCGGGGTGTATGCTGCTCAAACCTATGCAGTCCCTGATGTGGAGAAGACAATCAAAGAATTGTTCCGCTCATTCAGAAAAGGACCAGACTAG